The Hyphomonadaceae bacterium ML37 genome includes a region encoding these proteins:
- a CDS encoding restriction endonuclease — protein MTGTPNDLPKFSELMPLVIEALQALGGSASIDELNEWVASRLQLSEAELEITYPKSGDYVFRDRVSWARSYLKQGGYVDNSQRGVWTITPEGRQASLEDIAQVPRRVVTDYNRRKAKEAPGLDEAISDARDWKEELLDHLGQMAPEAFERLCQRVLREKGFTKVEVTGRGGDGGIDGQGVLRVNLLSFQVIFQAKRWKGSVGASVVRDFRGAMIGRADKGLIMTTARFTTEASREATRDGAPAIDLVDGEDFCELLKEIRLGVRVRMVEEVEVSASDLAEI, from the coding sequence ATGACGGGCACACCGAATGATCTGCCAAAGTTTTCCGAGCTGATGCCTCTGGTCATCGAGGCGCTGCAGGCGCTCGGCGGATCGGCCTCGATTGACGAGCTCAATGAGTGGGTGGCCTCCAGACTGCAACTCAGCGAGGCCGAGTTGGAGATCACCTATCCAAAGTCAGGCGATTACGTGTTTCGTGATCGCGTGAGCTGGGCGCGTAGCTATCTCAAGCAGGGTGGGTACGTCGACAACTCCCAGCGCGGGGTCTGGACCATCACGCCGGAAGGCCGTCAGGCAAGCCTTGAGGATATCGCACAGGTCCCGAGGCGCGTGGTGACAGATTACAACCGGCGCAAGGCCAAAGAGGCGCCTGGCCTTGATGAGGCAATTTCGGACGCACGCGACTGGAAGGAGGAGCTGCTGGACCATCTGGGGCAGATGGCCCCGGAGGCCTTTGAGCGCCTGTGTCAGCGCGTCTTGCGTGAAAAGGGCTTCACCAAGGTCGAAGTGACAGGGCGCGGCGGCGATGGGGGCATCGACGGTCAGGGCGTGCTGCGCGTCAATCTCCTGTCCTTCCAGGTGATCTTTCAGGCCAAGCGCTGGAAGGGCTCGGTCGGTGCCAGCGTGGTTCGCGATTTTCGGGGCGCAATGATCGGACGGGCCGACAAAGGCCTGATCATGACGACGGCGCGGTTTACCACCGAGGCCAGCCGCGAGGCGACGCGCGACGGGGCCCCGGCGATTGACCTCGTTGATGGTGAGGACTTCTGCGAATTGCTCAAGGAAATCCGCCTGGGTGTCCGCGTCAGGATGGTTGAGGAAGTGGAGGTTTCAGCCAGCGATCTTGCGGAGATATGA
- a CDS encoding sel1 repeat family protein: MNIQACMAGAALSAGLLLAGLPGPAQAAGDAPSRSQLDRLGCAYNDVSCSAGAMVFRNHRHAGRNRAITVARYVQACERGTAEACNELGFMYEIGRYVSQNRSQAAALYRLACEGGSATGCSNYGVMYANGDGVAQDDVRALAWFSLAAMAGDETGVQYGDLIAGRMTETQVASARALAQRCEASRYADCG, translated from the coding sequence ATGAATATACAAGCGTGTATGGCCGGTGCGGCGCTGAGCGCCGGGCTGTTGCTGGCCGGCCTTCCGGGTCCGGCGCAGGCAGCCGGGGATGCGCCCTCCCGCTCGCAGTTGGACCGCCTGGGCTGCGCCTACAACGATGTGTCCTGCAGCGCTGGGGCCATGGTGTTCCGGAACCATCGGCATGCTGGCCGCAATCGCGCCATCACGGTCGCGCGGTATGTGCAGGCCTGCGAGCGCGGCACGGCCGAGGCCTGCAATGAGCTTGGCTTCATGTACGAGATCGGACGGTATGTCAGCCAGAATCGATCCCAGGCCGCCGCTCTGTACCGTCTGGCGTGCGAAGGCGGCAGCGCCACAGGCTGCAGCAATTACGGCGTGATGTACGCCAATGGGGACGGGGTCGCCCAGGACGATGTGCGCGCCCTGGCCTGGTTCAGCCTGGCGGCCATGGCCGGCGATGAGACGGGCGTGCAATACGGCGACCTGATCGCCGGCCGGATGACCGAAACCCAGGTCGCCAGCGCCCGCGCCCTGGCCCAGCGCTGCGAAGCGAGCCGCTACGCCGATTGCGGCTGA
- the phaZ gene encoding polyhydroxyalkanoate depolymerase: MFYSFLEMSRAAMLPWRAAANMTRRSLRNPLNPAGETLAGRAMAASADLFESLTRQYGKPEWALDPLVVDGETVPVEIETVWSKPFCRLLHFKRNAAALARARGVKPGALSDPKVLLVAPMSGHFATLLRGTVEAFLPDSEVYITDWSDARMVALNEGRFDLEDYTLYVREMISAIGAGVHVVAVCQPGPPTLAAIALMAEDQDPMRPASMTFMGSPIDARKSPTVPNKLAEERPYSWFRDNLIQTVPVFYPGGLRRVYPGFLQLTGFINMNYERHVDAHYRYFNQMIDGDGDSADRHRAFYDEYLSVMDLTEEFYLQTIHDVFQEHKLARGLLTVHGRPVRPEAITDIALMTVEGENDDISGIGQTQAAHTLCTGIPDAMRLDHVQPDVGHYGVFNGRRFREEIAPKMKAFMAEHAAKAARKGKAA, from the coding sequence ATGTTCTATTCCTTCCTTGAAATGTCGCGTGCGGCCATGCTGCCCTGGCGCGCCGCCGCCAACATGACGCGGCGGTCCTTGCGCAATCCGCTCAATCCGGCTGGCGAGACGCTGGCCGGACGCGCCATGGCGGCGTCGGCGGATCTGTTTGAAAGCCTGACGCGCCAGTACGGCAAGCCCGAATGGGCGCTGGACCCGCTGGTGGTGGACGGGGAAACCGTCCCCGTCGAGATCGAGACGGTGTGGTCCAAGCCGTTCTGCCGACTCTTGCACTTCAAACGCAATGCGGCCGCGCTCGCCAGGGCGCGCGGCGTGAAGCCGGGCGCGCTCAGCGATCCCAAAGTCCTGCTGGTGGCGCCCATGTCGGGCCATTTCGCCACCCTGCTGCGCGGCACAGTGGAAGCCTTCCTGCCCGATTCCGAGGTGTACATCACCGACTGGTCGGACGCGCGCATGGTCGCGCTCAATGAGGGCCGGTTCGATCTGGAAGACTACACGCTCTATGTGCGCGAGATGATCAGCGCCATCGGCGCGGGCGTGCATGTGGTGGCGGTGTGCCAGCCCGGCCCGCCGACCCTGGCCGCCATCGCCCTGATGGCCGAGGACCAGGACCCGATGCGTCCGGCGTCCATGACCTTCATGGGCTCGCCCATTGATGCGCGCAAATCGCCCACCGTGCCCAACAAGCTGGCCGAAGAGCGCCCGTACTCCTGGTTCCGGGACAATCTGATCCAGACCGTGCCGGTCTTCTATCCCGGCGGGCTGCGCCGGGTGTATCCGGGCTTCCTGCAGCTCACCGGCTTCATCAACATGAATTACGAGCGGCACGTGGACGCGCACTACCGCTATTTCAACCAGATGATTGACGGCGATGGCGACAGCGCCGACCGGCACCGCGCCTTCTATGACGAATATCTCTCGGTGATGGACCTGACCGAAGAATTCTACCTGCAGACCATCCACGACGTGTTCCAGGAGCACAAGCTGGCGCGCGGCCTGCTCACCGTCCATGGCCGCCCGGTGCGGCCCGAAGCCATCACCGACATCGCCCTGATGACGGTGGAGGGCGAGAACGACGACATTTCCGGCATCGGCCAGACCCAGGCCGCCCACACGCTGTGCACCGGCATTCCCGATGCGATGCGCCTCGATCACGTTCAGCCAGACGTGGGCCATTACGGCGTCTTCAACGGCCGCCGCTTCCGCGAAGAGATCGCGCCCAAGATGAAGGCGTTCATGGCCGAGCACGCGGCGAAGGCGGCGCGCAAGGGGAAGGCGGCTTAG
- a CDS encoding SCO family protein has product MSFKTRPVWFIPVVAFAAALLAAAVMVGAALLRGPAPVDPDAPPAPAAVRSSGEAQVGGPFTLVNHRGETVTDADFAGRPMLIYFGFTYCPDVCPASLQVMGAALEQLSEDERAQFQPILISVDPERDTPELLAQYITAPAFPENLTGLTGTLDQVRNAARAYRVFFARVEDDGVSSDYTVDHSSIIYLMDREGRFVEIFPHGAAPAHVAARLKAFLETSPA; this is encoded by the coding sequence ATGAGTTTCAAGACACGCCCGGTCTGGTTCATTCCGGTGGTGGCCTTTGCGGCAGCCCTGCTGGCCGCAGCGGTGATGGTGGGCGCCGCGCTCTTGCGCGGTCCGGCGCCAGTGGACCCGGACGCCCCGCCCGCGCCCGCGGCGGTGCGCTCCAGCGGCGAGGCGCAGGTGGGCGGGCCCTTCACCCTGGTCAATCATCGCGGCGAGACCGTCACCGACGCCGATTTCGCCGGCCGGCCCATGCTGATCTATTTCGGCTTCACCTATTGTCCCGACGTGTGCCCGGCCTCGCTGCAGGTGATGGGCGCGGCACTGGAGCAGCTGAGCGAGGACGAGCGGGCGCAGTTCCAGCCGATCCTGATCAGCGTGGATCCCGAGCGCGATACGCCCGAATTGCTGGCGCAATACATCACCGCGCCGGCCTTTCCGGAAAACCTCACGGGCTTGACGGGAACGCTGGATCAGGTACGCAATGCTGCACGTGCTTACAGGGTGTTTTTTGCCCGGGTGGAGGATGACGGCGTGTCGTCGGACTACACGGTGGATCACAGTTCGATCATCTATCTCATGGACCGTGAGGGGCGGTTCGTGGAGATTTTCCCCCACGGCGCGGCGCCGGCCCATGTTGCGGCGCGTCTGAAAGCCTTCCTTGAGACCTCTCCGGCATAA
- a CDS encoding ActS/PrrB/RegB family redox-sensitive histidine kinase has protein sequence MTDSFSPARAAIGAPDDPVDGGDLAPVFGRVRLRTLIFLRWLAVAGQTATVLGVHFGLGFALPLPACFALIGASAALNALLPVFVSTQRLARDGEAFGQLAFDLIQLMALLALTGGLANPFAVMIVGPVVISVAALPPRWWLSLGALALAGTSALAVWHLPMPWIPGEVFSLPPLYLAATGLALVIAIAFTAIYAWRVAGEAQRMGAALAATQGVLAREQRLSALGALAASAAHELGTPLATIQLTAKEMLRAATDPELKEDAELLVSQAQRCREILQRLSQMRDAGDRMHDRLGLSEAMEEAAAPLQGVGAPISVRLSAPLGEARAPVLRRRVELIYALGNFIENAVDFAATRVIVTGAWTARHVTFTVEDDGPGFPPDILAKLGEPYVTTRQAEPGHGGLGLGVFIAMTLAQRVQGKVTLSNAPGGGARVEITLPRAGLEIED, from the coding sequence ATGACTGACAGCTTCAGCCCCGCCCGCGCCGCGATCGGCGCGCCGGACGATCCGGTGGATGGCGGCGACCTGGCGCCGGTGTTCGGCCGGGTGCGTCTGCGCACGCTGATCTTCCTGCGCTGGCTGGCGGTGGCGGGCCAGACCGCGACGGTCCTGGGCGTGCATTTCGGTCTGGGGTTCGCGCTGCCGCTGCCCGCCTGCTTCGCCCTCATCGGCGCCAGCGCCGCGCTCAATGCGCTGCTGCCGGTGTTCGTCTCCACCCAGCGCCTGGCCCGTGACGGCGAGGCGTTTGGCCAGCTCGCGTTCGACCTCATCCAGCTCATGGCGCTGCTGGCGCTCACCGGCGGGCTGGCCAATCCGTTCGCGGTGATGATTGTCGGCCCGGTGGTGATCTCCGTGGCCGCCCTGCCGCCGCGCTGGTGGTTGTCGCTGGGCGCGCTGGCGCTGGCCGGGACCAGCGCGCTGGCGGTCTGGCACCTGCCCATGCCCTGGATTCCCGGTGAAGTGTTCTCCCTGCCGCCGCTCTATCTGGCCGCCACGGGGCTGGCGCTGGTGATCGCCATCGCCTTCACCGCCATCTACGCCTGGCGTGTGGCGGGCGAGGCGCAGCGCATGGGCGCGGCGCTGGCGGCGACTCAAGGCGTGCTGGCGCGCGAGCAGCGCCTGTCGGCGCTGGGCGCCCTGGCCGCCTCCGCCGCCCATGAGCTGGGCACGCCGCTGGCCACCATCCAGCTCACCGCCAAGGAAATGCTGCGCGCCGCCACCGATCCCGAACTGAAAGAAGACGCCGAACTGCTGGTGTCTCAGGCCCAGCGCTGCCGGGAGATCCTCCAGCGCCTGTCCCAGATGCGTGATGCCGGCGACCGCATGCATGACCGGCTGGGCCTGAGCGAAGCCATGGAGGAGGCCGCCGCGCCCCTTCAGGGCGTGGGCGCGCCCATCTCCGTGCGGCTCTCCGCCCCCCTGGGCGAGGCGCGCGCGCCGGTGCTGCGCCGCCGGGTGGAGCTGATCTATGCGCTGGGCAACTTCATCGAGAACGCGGTGGATTTCGCCGCCACCCGCGTCATCGTCACCGGCGCCTGGACGGCGCGCCATGTCACCTTCACCGTGGAGGATGACGGGCCGGGCTTCCCGCCCGACATTCTGGCCAAGCTGGGCGAGCCCTATGTCACCACCCGCCAGGCCGAACCGGGCCATGGCGGGCTGGGCCTGGGCGTTTTCATCGCCATGACCCTGGCCCAGCGGGTCCAGGGCAAGGTGACCCTGTCCAATGCGCCGGGCGGCGGCGCGCGGGTGGAAATCACCTTGCCCCGCGCGGGGCTGGAGATCGAGGATTAA
- a CDS encoding ActR/PrrA/RegA family redox response regulator transcription factor, producing MSDLVLPDDATLLLVDDDAPFLNRLSRAMTARGFDVTAVGSVAEAKARARSAPPAFAVVDLRLDDGDGLDVVRTLYAERPDCRVVMLTGYGNIATAVAAVKSGAIDYLSKPADADDVAKALLALPNAKPEPPENPMSADRVRWEHIQRVFELCDHNVSETARRLNMHRRTLQRILAKRAPR from the coding sequence ATGTCTGATCTGGTTTTGCCGGACGACGCCACCCTGCTCCTCGTCGATGATGACGCGCCCTTCCTCAACCGCCTCAGCCGCGCCATGACCGCGCGCGGGTTTGACGTGACCGCCGTGGGCAGCGTGGCCGAGGCCAAGGCCCGCGCCCGCAGCGCCCCGCCCGCCTTCGCCGTGGTGGATCTGCGCCTGGACGACGGCGACGGGCTGGACGTGGTGCGCACCCTCTATGCCGAGCGCCCCGATTGCCGCGTGGTGATGCTGACCGGCTACGGCAATATCGCCACCGCCGTGGCCGCGGTGAAATCGGGCGCCATCGACTATCTGTCCAAGCCCGCCGACGCCGATGATGTGGCCAAGGCGCTGCTGGCCCTGCCCAACGCCAAGCCCGAACCGCCGGAAAACCCCATGAGCGCCGACCGCGTGCGCTGGGAGCATATCCAGCGCGTGTTCGAGCTGTGCGACCACAATGTCTCCGAAACCGCCCGCCGCCTGAACATGCACCGGCGGACGCTGCAGCGGATATTGGCGAAGCGCGCGCCGCGCTGA
- a CDS encoding PH domain-containing protein, with amino-acid sequence MQNFDFIRENGREIYRTRPAWRSYWGSWIVLGVTIALCIRFYSEIPQQAYPYIAGWLIAVSLFMAGRRQMEAFDLIDGQVIRAHKGLVVRKRRDVTLSPQVHVDMEQGVMGRTLNYATLSFWTGDDRSTANWSRITNPERVIQELEALKTKPVAGSEVRVAETDNNQPPREQQNISDLPFQLVEEGDLRPIADFHFSQPIAKDAAGSDSSDPVSSSREGNAPRSGYHAGGGGTGYVQVTHQPSGQIYHFNAGGYVWKIAIDESGMNLYVSTTPFISNRHNVGDIAMVTHYTRAKKQLGSGFKYIFAEACSLPGVSKGIVAFKVLKNGGFVAMINKAFRESSRNNMGPGYLLYAAPGNSFAKVQTVASGSFNEGERSPDYLGSVAINHSQSLLAQLSYVENGTFSHISEQFGHKKEPFFRAQIQVYDLKSLALIALHQLDETYAHVEQEGYMSINPYMRVGFESGSDTTLGINVGMKAVRAFNLRQSPP; translated from the coding sequence ATGCAAAACTTTGATTTTATAAGGGAGAATGGGCGGGAGATTTATCGTACTCGCCCGGCATGGCGCTCTTATTGGGGCAGCTGGATTGTACTCGGCGTTACCATTGCCCTGTGTATTCGCTTCTACTCGGAAATTCCGCAACAGGCCTACCCCTACATCGCGGGCTGGCTCATTGCAGTATCACTGTTCATGGCCGGTCGACGCCAAATGGAAGCCTTTGACCTTATCGATGGGCAAGTGATCCGCGCCCACAAAGGGTTGGTGGTGCGAAAGCGGCGCGATGTAACGCTGAGCCCCCAAGTCCATGTTGACATGGAACAGGGTGTAATGGGGCGCACACTTAATTATGCGACCTTATCCTTCTGGACGGGTGATGATAGATCAACGGCAAACTGGAGCCGCATTACAAACCCAGAACGTGTCATCCAGGAGTTAGAGGCGCTAAAGACAAAACCTGTAGCGGGCAGTGAAGTCCGTGTTGCGGAGACTGACAACAATCAGCCGCCCAGAGAACAACAAAACATAAGTGACCTGCCCTTTCAATTGGTTGAGGAAGGCGATCTTCGACCAATAGCAGATTTTCATTTTTCCCAACCCATAGCGAAAGACGCGGCAGGTAGCGACAGTTCGGACCCCGTATCTTCCTCGCGTGAGGGCAATGCTCCGCGAAGCGGTTACCACGCGGGAGGAGGAGGCACTGGGTACGTCCAAGTTACCCATCAGCCATCCGGCCAAATTTATCACTTCAACGCTGGCGGGTATGTTTGGAAGATCGCCATCGACGAGTCGGGCATGAATCTATACGTGAGCACGACACCCTTCATATCAAACCGTCACAACGTTGGCGATATAGCCATGGTCACGCATTATACGCGGGCAAAAAAACAGCTTGGCAGCGGTTTCAAATATATCTTTGCGGAAGCATGTAGCCTTCCCGGCGTATCCAAAGGGATCGTCGCTTTTAAGGTGCTTAAAAATGGTGGCTTCGTAGCCATGATCAATAAAGCGTTTAGAGAAAGCTCGCGCAACAACATGGGGCCTGGCTATCTGCTATATGCCGCGCCTGGAAACTCCTTCGCGAAAGTACAAACCGTTGCCTCAGGATCATTCAACGAAGGCGAACGCTCTCCTGATTATCTCGGGAGTGTGGCGATCAACCATTCCCAGAGCCTACTCGCGCAATTGAGCTACGTAGAGAACGGGACCTTCAGCCATATTTCTGAACAGTTTGGACATAAGAAGGAGCCGTTCTTCAGGGCTCAGATCCAGGTCTACGATCTAAAATCCTTAGCGCTTATTGCTTTGCACCAGCTCGATGAAACCTACGCTCATGTAGAACAAGAGGGTTACATGAGCATCAATCCTTACATGCGGGTCGGCTTTGAATCCGGAAGCGACACCACACTTGGCATTAATGTTGGTATGAAGGCGGTGAGGGCCTTCAATCTGCGCCAATCACCCCCCTGA
- a CDS encoding DUF3857 domain-containing protein, with the protein MVAWLRAGLAGVLAAAAALGVLWLAGEAGFEDARHASAPGVVFARDGQAVLYHAPVPDWVPAARDGDAAGSPHQPGVAVTFWEQHALLTGPRPVVTTRYRAVAQTQGGADALALAQHAFSPSQQQVVLHEVLFGRNDAWIDITHEVAVTFSQSGLDLASRVLSDQTHVLMRLPRVRRGDTVQLTLSRVGNHRLGDRFHDSAFLEGNPLSAGRLRLTATGERGALQFSHGDPVRRERAGPDLERLILYDGPTPGRVMESYRAPWSLDDGFALVSRTASYERLAGWTGRLYRPEITPEVSAIAATIAGAHPDRAGRITAALRYVQREIRYFALALGDGGYVPQSVRETLRLSEGDCKAKTLLLISILAALEVEAAPVLVNGRLGPGLDTLPHSLLLFDHVIAGVEHEGAWYWLDPTRREQPGALQSLGQHPFGWGLIGREGEAALTWMTVPDPAISMLDVAEHLALEADGTAAFSAVWTFGGLWAESQRDRVNEFGRDMLAGDITGVYQTQFAGAKLNPESRINDRRAANQMVVETSGEVRLHDVREQAAADDGEAEPDAGAPVLVITPHAALEPVGLVSAHNRSTPVYLPDSRRVRHTIEVRLPEGWAAPEPFEQTVSNPGFDAVVSLQAIEGGFILTKEYRVSAGALAPDALGAVVSDLKQVRRAALIWLPDGEQPGLAADAGNLNAAVEPSVPAAADPGAAHRTQVMTGPAG; encoded by the coding sequence ATGGTGGCTTGGCTGCGCGCAGGCCTGGCGGGCGTCCTTGCGGCGGCGGCGGCGCTGGGCGTGCTGTGGCTGGCGGGAGAAGCCGGTTTCGAGGATGCCCGCCACGCATCGGCGCCGGGCGTGGTGTTTGCGCGCGACGGCCAGGCGGTCCTGTATCACGCCCCGGTTCCAGACTGGGTTCCCGCTGCGCGCGACGGCGATGCGGCCGGCAGCCCGCATCAGCCGGGCGTGGCGGTCACGTTCTGGGAACAGCACGCCTTGTTGACCGGGCCCCGGCCTGTGGTGACCACGCGCTACCGCGCGGTGGCGCAGACCCAGGGCGGCGCCGACGCGCTGGCGCTGGCCCAGCACGCCTTCTCGCCCTCCCAGCAGCAGGTGGTGCTGCACGAGGTGCTGTTCGGGCGCAATGACGCCTGGATCGATATCACGCACGAGGTGGCGGTGACGTTCAGCCAGTCCGGTCTGGATCTGGCGAGCCGGGTGCTGAGCGATCAGACCCATGTGCTGATGCGCCTGCCGCGCGTGCGGCGCGGCGACACGGTGCAGTTGACCCTGTCGCGGGTCGGCAATCACCGGCTGGGCGACCGGTTTCATGACAGCGCATTTCTGGAGGGCAACCCGCTGAGCGCGGGCCGGCTGCGCCTGACCGCCACGGGGGAGCGCGGCGCGCTGCAATTCTCTCACGGCGATCCGGTGCGGCGCGAGCGCGCCGGGCCGGATCTGGAGCGGCTGATCCTGTATGACGGTCCCACGCCCGGCCGGGTGATGGAGTCCTATCGCGCGCCCTGGAGCCTGGACGACGGGTTCGCCCTGGTGAGCCGCACGGCGTCCTATGAGCGGCTGGCGGGCTGGACCGGGCGGCTCTACCGCCCGGAGATCACGCCGGAAGTGTCCGCCATCGCCGCCACCATCGCCGGCGCCCATCCCGACCGGGCCGGGCGCATCACCGCGGCGCTGCGCTATGTGCAGCGCGAGATCCGCTATTTCGCCCTGGCGCTGGGCGATGGCGGCTATGTGCCCCAGAGCGTGCGCGAGACGCTGCGCCTGAGTGAGGGCGACTGCAAGGCCAAGACCCTGCTGCTGATTTCCATCCTCGCAGCGCTGGAGGTGGAGGCGGCGCCGGTGCTGGTCAATGGCCGGCTGGGCCCCGGGCTCGACACCCTGCCGCACTCGCTTCTGCTGTTCGACCATGTGATCGCCGGCGTGGAGCATGAGGGCGCGTGGTACTGGCTGGACCCGACCCGGCGCGAGCAGCCCGGCGCCCTGCAGTCGCTGGGTCAGCACCCGTTCGGCTGGGGCCTGATCGGGCGCGAGGGCGAGGCGGCCCTGACCTGGATGACCGTGCCGGACCCGGCCATTTCCATGCTCGATGTGGCCGAGCATCTGGCGCTGGAGGCGGACGGAACGGCGGCGTTCAGCGCGGTGTGGACCTTTGGCGGGCTGTGGGCCGAAAGCCAGCGCGACCGGGTCAACGAGTTCGGGCGCGACATGCTGGCGGGCGACATCACCGGCGTCTACCAGACCCAGTTCGCCGGAGCGAAACTGAACCCGGAGTCCCGCATCAATGACCGGCGCGCCGCCAACCAGATGGTGGTTGAAACCTCGGGCGAGGTGCGCCTGCACGATGTGCGCGAGCAGGCCGCGGCCGATGACGGCGAGGCTGAACCGGACGCAGGCGCGCCGGTGCTGGTGATCACGCCCCATGCCGCGCTGGAGCCGGTGGGGCTCGTCAGCGCGCATAATCGCTCCACTCCGGTCTACCTGCCGGATTCGCGCCGCGTGCGCCACACGATCGAAGTGCGCCTGCCCGAAGGCTGGGCCGCGCCTGAACCGTTCGAGCAGACCGTCTCCAATCCGGGTTTTGACGCTGTGGTCAGCCTTCAGGCCATTGAGGGCGGCTTTATCCTGACCAAGGAATACCGGGTCTCCGCCGGCGCGCTGGCGCCGGACGCGCTGGGCGCGGTGGTCAGCGACCTCAAGCAGGTGCGGCGCGCCGCCCTGATCTGGCTGCCGGACGGCGAACAGCCCGGCCTGGCCGCAGATGCCGGAAACCTGAACGCCGCCGTGGAGCCCAGCGTCCCGGCCGCCGCCGACCCCGGCGCCGCACACAGGACGCAGGTCATGACGGGACCGGCGGGCTGA